The genome window GCGATCCGGGCCAGAACCGCCCGCGTCGTCCTCTGCGGCGGAACAGAATCCATGTCCAACGCCCCATTCCTCCTGAATGGAGCCCGCTCCGGATGGAAGTTCGGAGACGGCACCCTGATCGATTCCATCCAGCGCGACGGCCTGACCGATGCCTTCAGCGGCGAAGCGATGGGCCTCATCGGAGAACGCATCGCGGCACAATATGCTGTCTCCCGCGAACAGCAGGACGAGTTCGCCGCCCGCAGCCAGCAGCGCTACGCCGAAGCCCTCGCCCAGGGCCGCTACCGCGATGAGATCGCGGCCATCGACGGCCTCGACCGCGACGAGCCCCCCCGCCCCGAAACGAACGCCGCCGGCCTCGCCAAACTCCGGCCCTCCTTCAAACCCGACGGTACGGTCACCGCCGGCAACGCCTCGGGCATCAACGACGGCGCCGCCATGCTCGTCGTTTGCGATCCCGAATGGGGACAGGCTCACGATCTGACGCCGCTCGCCGTCATCACCGCCACCGCCTCGGTCGGCTGCGACCCGGCGCTGATGGGGATGGGCCCGGTCTACGCCACGCGCAAGGTCTCCCGCTCACCCGCGGAGTTCGACCACGTCGAGCTCAACGAAGCCTTCGCCGCGCAAGCCGTCGCCTGCGCGAAAGAACTGGAGCTCTCGGACGACCGCGTCAACCCGGACGGCGGAGCGATCGCCCTTGGACACCCGATCGGTGCCTCCGGCGCCCGGCTCATCGTCCACCTCGCCCATCGTCGACCGAAGAAGGGACTCGCGACTCTGTGCGTCGGAGGGGGCCAGGGCTGCGCCGTCGTCGTCGAACAACCCTGATGCCTCCGCGTCCACTACCGTTGACGTTCCCGAATATTCCCGAGTGAATGGCTCTGATCGAGGGAGATTCGCATGACTGGTTCCGGTTCCCGCTCCGACTGTTCAACGCCAGTCGACCAACCCTGGTTCGCTTCGTCCGAAAGGCTGGCCGCGGCCAACCTGACCTGGCTCATGCGGCAGGCCGGCGCCGCGTCCTACGGCGATCTGCACAAATGGTCGACGAAGAACCGAGCCGACTACTGGCGTCTCGCGATCGAGCGGCTGGGCTTGAAGTTCGACCAGCCGTTCACAAGCGTGCTCGAAACGCCCCAAGGAGTCGAACACCCGCGGTGGCTCTCCGGAGCCCGGTACAACATCGTCGACAGTTGCTTTCAGGCGGACCCCGCCGCCCCGGCGATCGTCCACCAGGCGGAAGGGAAACCGCTCCAGACGATGACCTACGGTGAGCTGGAGGCTCTGACCAATCGCGTCGCCGCCAGCCTGACGCAGCACGGATTCCGCCCCGGGGACGCCATCGCCACGATCCTCCCGATGACGGCGGAGTCGGTCGCGATCTACCTCGGGATCATCAAAGCGGGCTGCGCGGTGGTGGGCATCCCGGAAAGCTTTCGCCCGCGGGAGATCGCGGCCCGGCTCCGGATTGCGGGCGCCGCCGGAGTCTTCACCCAGGACGTCCTCGTCCGCGGCGGAAAGACCTCACCGCTCTATGCGACGGTCCAGGAAGCCGACGCGCCGCGTGCGATCGTCCTCCCAGCGGACGACGCGGTCCGCGTTCCCCTCCGCGAGGGGGACCTCAGCTGGTCCGAATTCCTCTCCGACACCGCAACCTTCCCCACGGTGATGCGCGGCCCGGACGACCTCGTCAACGTCCTGTTCTCGTCTGGAACGACCGGCGAACCGAAGGCGATTCCCTGGACGCAGACAACCCCGATCAAGTGCGGCGCGGACGCGCACTTTCACCACGATGTCCATCCGGGAGACGTCGTGATCTGGCCGACGAGCCTCGGCTGGATGATGGGCCCCTGGCTGATCTTCGCCAGCCTGCTGAACCGGGCCGCGATCGGCCTCTACTGCGGCTCGCCGACAAGCCGGGAGTTCGGTCGCTTCGTCCAGGACTCGCGGGCCACGCTGCTCGGCGTCGTCCCGACGCTCGTGAAAGCCTGGCGAAACTCCGGATGCCTGGAGGGACTCGACTGGAGCTCGATCCAGCTCTTCAGCTCCACGGGGGAATGCTCGGTCGTCGAGGACATGCGGTGGCTGATGGACCTCGCGGGGGACAAGCCCGTGATCGAGTATTGCGGCGGGACGGAGATCGGCGGCGGCTACATCACGAACACGATCGCCCGCCCCTGCCTCGCCGGAACGTTCAACACGCCGGCCCTGGGACTCGATCTCGAGATCCTCGATGAAGAGGGCCGCAGCGCCTTCCTTGGCGAACTGTTTCTTGTCCCCCCGTCGATCGGCATCTCGACGACGCTCCTCAACAAGGACCATCACGACGTCTACTACGCCGACGTCCCGGCTGGCCCCGAGGGGCAGTTGCTCCGCCGGCACGGGGACATGGTCGAGCGGCTGGGGCCGAGTCACTGGCGGGTGCTCGGCCGCGCGGACGACACGATGAACCTGAGCGGCATCAAGATCAGCTCGGTGGAGATCGAGCAGGTCCTGCAGACGGTCCCCGGTGTCGACGACATCGCCGCCGTCGCGGTCTCGCCGGACGGCGGGCCGAGCCG of Planctomyces sp. SH-PL14 contains these proteins:
- a CDS encoding acetyl-CoA C-acyltransferase, translated to MSDRVWIVSAKRTPQGRFLGALAKKTAVDLGVAAAKAALATIEPQHIESVIVGNVLGAGLGMNVARQIGIHSGIPIEVPAFTVNMMCASGMQAVILAVQAIRARTARVVLCGGTESMSNAPFLLNGARSGWKFGDGTLIDSIQRDGLTDAFSGEAMGLIGERIAAQYAVSREQQDEFAARSQQRYAEALAQGRYRDEIAAIDGLDRDEPPRPETNAAGLAKLRPSFKPDGTVTAGNASGINDGAAMLVVCDPEWGQAHDLTPLAVITATASVGCDPALMGMGPVYATRKVSRSPAEFDHVELNEAFAAQAVACAKELELSDDRVNPDGGAIALGHPIGASGARLIVHLAHRRPKKGLATLCVGGGQGCAVVVEQP
- a CDS encoding AMP-binding protein, yielding MTGSGSRSDCSTPVDQPWFASSERLAAANLTWLMRQAGAASYGDLHKWSTKNRADYWRLAIERLGLKFDQPFTSVLETPQGVEHPRWLSGARYNIVDSCFQADPAAPAIVHQAEGKPLQTMTYGELEALTNRVAASLTQHGFRPGDAIATILPMTAESVAIYLGIIKAGCAVVGIPESFRPREIAARLRIAGAAGVFTQDVLVRGGKTSPLYATVQEADAPRAIVLPADDAVRVPLREGDLSWSEFLSDTATFPTVMRGPDDLVNVLFSSGTTGEPKAIPWTQTTPIKCGADAHFHHDVHPGDVVIWPTSLGWMMGPWLIFASLLNRAAIGLYCGSPTSREFGRFVQDSRATLLGVVPTLVKAWRNSGCLEGLDWSSIQLFSSTGECSVVEDMRWLMDLAGDKPVIEYCGGTEIGGGYITNTIARPCLAGTFNTPALGLDLEILDEEGRSAFLGELFLVPPSIGISTTLLNKDHHDVYYADVPAGPEGQLLRRHGDMVERLGPSHWRVLGRADDTMNLSGIKISSVEIEQVLQTVPGVDDIAAVAVSPDGGPSRLIVFAVVEPALRDRPKELLDSLQQALRSDLNPLFKIHDLVCLDVLPRTASNKLLRRTLRDGYVPRDPASSTSSSIEASRS